AAATTCATGATTTTGAGAACACAATTGGTGGCTTTAGCCCTTATGTAAGTGTAGGTTTCCAGGTAAGTTACTATAATACCAAAGTTGATTCCAGATTAGGTACTTTAGGACTTCCAGAAAATACTTTTCCAAAATACTTAACTCCGTCAGATGGCCGTCCATATGGTTTCTCTAGTGAGTCAGGTGTAGTCGCCTCTATAACAGCAGGTGTTGGAGTTCATTACAAACTAACAACAATGAGCGATCTGATGTTCGAAGCCCGTTATCAGGGATTTAGTTCTGATTGGGTTGATGGTTTAAATCCTAACAAAGATCTTTATAAAGAAAATAAATCAAACGATTCACAAGTTTGGTTTAATGTAGGATACATTTATTATTTAGAATTCTAAAGAAATCCACAACATAAAAAAAATCCCAAATTCCAAAATCATTAGATTGGAATTTGGGATTTTTACATTTTATAGATTGTTTTCTTATGCTAAAGCTTGCTCTAAATCTGCTATTAAATCTTCAGCATCTTCAATACCAACGCTCAATCGAACAAGATCGTCTGTAATACCAACTTCTGCTCTTTTATCAGCCGGAATAGAAGCGTGCGTCATTAAAGCAGGATGATTTGCTAATGATTCAACTCCTCCAAGAGATTCTGCCAAAGTAAAAACTTTTAGTTTCTCTAAAAACGTAATCGAATCTTCTTTTTTACCTGATTTAAAAGTAAAAGAAACCATTCCGCCAAAAGCTTTCATTTGCTTTTTAGCAATTTCATGAAACGGATGACTTTTTAATCCTGGATAATAAACAGTATCGATTTTAGGATGATTACTTAAATATTCAACTACTTTTTCTCCGTTTTCACAATGTCTTTGTACTCTTAACGAAAGTGTTTTAATTCCTCTCAAAACCAAGAAACTATCCATTGGCCCAAGTGTTCCTCCAGTTGCAAATTGTTGAAAATGTAATTGTTCTCCTAAAGTTTCATCTTTTACAATTAAAGCTCCCGCAATAACATCAGAATGTCCTCCAAGATATTTTGTAGCAGAGTGCATAACAATATCAGCTCCAAGATCAAGAGGTTTTTGCAAATATGGCGTTGCAAAAGTATTATCTACAGCAAACAAGATATTATTAGCTTTCGTGATTTTTGCCACTTCCTGAATGTCTGCCAATTTCATTAACGGATTTGTAGGTGTTTCTACCCAAACCAATTTTGTGTTTTCGTTGATTAATGATTTCAATTTTTCAATATCAGTCATATCAACAAAATGGAACTTAATTCCTGAATCTTTATAAATTCGAGAGAACATTCTATAAGTTCCTCCATATAAATCATCCATAGCAATGATTTCATCTCCGGCTTTAAATGATCTTAAAACACAATCTGTCGCTGCCAAACCAGATGAAAATGCCAATCCGCGCGTACCATTTTCGATACTAGCCAAAGCGTTTTCTAAAGCTGTACGAGTTGGATTTGAAGCTCGGCTATATTCATAATCAGCCAACGGTTTCCCCGGACTAGTCTGAACAAATGTTGAAGTTTGATACACCGGAGGCATAACTGCTCCTGTACTTGGATCATGATGTTGACCACCATGTATTACTTTAGTATTGAATTTCATATAGTTACAAATTTTAAATGCTTAATTGTGGTACAAATTTACCGTTTAATTTATTTTAATCCTGAAACAACTTCTTACCTTTGTATATAATTAACACTTTTTGATATGAGACATTACACTTTTTTAGTCTTTTTGCTTGTAATTCTGACAAGTTGTAGCAAAGAGCTTTCCTTTGAAAATGAAACATTTGAAAAAGAATCGACTATTCCTTGCAAAAATGATTGCCCAAAAATTACCATAGATGTTCCTATCGCAAAAAATATTCCGATAGTAGCAGACAGCATCAATAAAAAAGTTTTTGCTGTAATAAAAGAGATCGTTTATTTTGGCGAAGATCATGCAAAAGTGAATGATTATAAAACATTAACAGCTTCTTTTATTACTTCTTTTGAAGAAATGCACAAGAAATTTCCAAGCGAAACTTTTGGCTGGGAAGGAAAAATAAAAGGAGATATTGTGTTTAAATCCGATCAGATCTTAAATATCAAAATCGATCATTATACTTTTACCGGCGGCGCACATGGTTATCAAGGACTAAGATCTTTGCTTTTTAACACTAAAACCGGAAAAACCATTTTTAGCGATCAGTTATTTAAAGATGAAAAAGGATTTAAGGCTTTCGCCGAAAAGGAATTCAGAGCAAAATATCATATTCCAACAAAAGCCAACATCAATGCGAGCGGATTAATGTTTGAAAATGACAAGTTTCAATTACCTCAGAATATTTTTTATACAGACGAAGGTTTACTTTTATATTACAACTCTTATGAAGCCGCTTCATATGCAGATGGCCCAAAAGAACTTTTATTTCCATATGATGAAGTCAATCAGTATTTGAAATATCAATGATTTTGTTTGAGAAAAAATTTGGCTAAAGCCTATTTACAATACTGAATCATGATCTCCAGCTAAAGCTGGAGCCTATTCAAAAAACCTTTGTCGCTTTGCACCTCTGAACCTTTGTCCCTCTATTTTAAACCTTCTTGAAAATCGTACTTCATCTTTCGAAGAATCCTCAACGCTTCTTTAAAAGATAAATAAATATTCCCAAAAGGTTTCAGAAGCAACTTCGCATCAATTAATTTCTGTTTTGCATCATCAAAACCATTCAAATAACAAATCATAAAAGTCGACGGAAGATTCTCCAGATCTTTTAATTCGCGATCTGATAAAACAATGCCTTTTTGAAGTTTTTGAAGCAAAGCCATATTTGCATTATAAATATGATACAACATTTTTCGGTTGAATTCCGGAGGTTGAAAAAGCATTTCGCGATCAATTTTATAATATCCGTTATCGAAAAAATGAATCGTTTGTTTCTCTAAAGGATAATAACTTGTTTTATCATTTAAACCCAACGGAACATATTCGGTTATCGTAAAACTATCGTCATCAAAAACAATCGTAACAACATCCTGAGCCGAATAAAAAAGTTTAATTTGCTCGTTGATTAATTCAATATCTACGCGGGATAAAAAGGTTTTATCTCTGGATTTTTTAGGAACTCCAGCCCAACAAATTACAAACAATTCTTTAAAAACATGATATTTAGGCGACATGTCTTTGTGTCTGAAATTCATAAAATCTATAACTCCGTCTAACGTATATTGAATACTGTTTCGGGAACTATTTTCGATTCCAATTACGGTTTCTGTATTCTGATAATTCTTTTCGACTTCTCCTTCAATCGGAACCGAGTTGCTTCCTCGCCGAATAAAAACACTATTCGCAACGATCGTATGAATTCCTTTTTTAAAATAAGAGATTTTACTTTTAGGTTTAATCGTTACTAATCCAATCACTTTATCTTTTGGAAGATTCGGGAATGGTACATTTTCATATTGAATTTTAGGAGGATTTTCCAGAAAAGCATTAACAAGATTCTGAATTCGGCTATCGTCAAAAAAGTCATCGCCTACAATTTCATTGTCGTGATCCTCAACACCTACAACTATATAAGAATTATTGGTTGGATTTGAATTTGATAATGCGCAAATGTGTTTCAGGAACTTTCCTTTTCCTTCACGGGAATGCAAATTCAGCTGCCTTTTTTTATCATAAAAACTGCTCTCGTCATTATGAGCGAGGAGATTTTTTATTAAAAGGCGCTTATTGATCATGAAGATATTTTTTATTTTTTATTTCTATTATTTATTTTTCTGATTGCTCAATATTCATTTTCATATTTCAATTTATTAATCAATCGTATTTTGAACCTTTTCTTTCTGAAGCTTTTAAGTAATTCATGAATTTAGAAATCTGATCAATTATACTTTGAGCTTTAATATTTAATTCTAAAAATGTACTTTCATTAATATGTTTTCTGTCAAAACATCTTTGCAACTGAGCCTTTGTTTCGTAACATGAACCTCTCGAGTAACTCAAAAAAGTTATAAATTCTTTGTTACCACCTCGACCAAAACCTTCTGCAATATTATCCATTACTGAACCTGAAGAGCCATTAATCTGTTCTCTCAACTTATAATCCTGACCTAAAGCTGTTGTTAAAATTAAATCCCAAACTTGATTACTTTGTTCTCTTGCCAATTTATAAATTACCATTTCTTCAAAAGAATTATAATTCGCCATATTTTTAATAATAAATAATAGAAATAAATAATACTTTTAATTCTTCTTAACGATTGTTGCCGAAGCCTGAGCTGTTGGTAAAACAATTAAATCAGAAATATTTACGTGATATTTTCTTGAAACTACAAAATGAATAATATCTGCAATATCTTCAGCCTGTAATGCATCCCAACCTTTATACACAGATGAAGCTCGTTCAGAATCACCTTTAAAGCGTACTTCGCTAAACTCCGTTTCTACCATTCCGGGATGAATTGCTCCAACTCTAATTCCGTACGGATTCAAATCCATTCGCATTCCATTACTGATTGCATCAACAGCATGTTTTGAAGCACAATATACATTTCCATTTGGATAAACTTCTTTTGCAGCAATTGAACCAATATTGATAATATGCCCAGACTTTCTTTCAACCATCTGCGGAATTATCGCTTTAGAAACATACAAAAGTCCTTTAACATTGATATCGATCATCGCATCCCAATCGTCAACATTTCCGGTTTGAATTGGATCTAAACCATGTGCATTTCCGGCATTATTAATTAAAACATCAATTGTCGAAAACTCTTCAGGCAAATTATTAATACTATCAAAAGTCGCATTTTTATCACGAACATCAAAAGACAAAGAATGCACTTCTGTAAAAGCCGAAAGTTCTTTTTCCAATTCTGCCAAACGATCAATACGTCTTCCGCAAAGGACAACTTTATAGTTATTTTTAGCCATGATTTGTGCGGTTGCTTTTCCAATTCCGCTTGTAGCTCCAGTAATTAAAACTGTTTTTTTCATTCTTGTTTTTTATTTTTTTTAGCCACAGATTAAAAGGATTATATAGATTTTCCAATCTCTGTGAATCATTTTAATCTGTGGCAAATATTTTTAATTGTACCAAATTTTAAGAATCGGTATTAATCCGTTTAATCTGTAAAATCTGTGGCTAATATTTTTTAATTGCATTTAGCTGAATACTAAAAATTAAGCTACATCGTCGCCCATACTTTCTGTCCAGATTGCAAACCAGTCTTCTTTGTCCATTTCTAATTCAACAGCTTTCATTAAAGATTGAATTCTGGCAACATTTACTGTTCCTGCAA
This genomic window from Flavobacterium sp. 9 contains:
- a CDS encoding SDR family NAD(P)-dependent oxidoreductase; translated protein: MKKTVLITGATSGIGKATAQIMAKNNYKVVLCGRRIDRLAELEKELSAFTEVHSLSFDVRDKNATFDSINNLPEEFSTIDVLINNAGNAHGLDPIQTGNVDDWDAMIDINVKGLLYVSKAIIPQMVERKSGHIINIGSIAAKEVYPNGNVYCASKHAVDAISNGMRMDLNPYGIRVGAIHPGMVETEFSEVRFKGDSERASSVYKGWDALQAEDIADIIHFVVSRKYHVNISDLIVLPTAQASATIVKKN
- a CDS encoding four helix bundle protein produces the protein MANYNSFEEMVIYKLAREQSNQVWDLILTTALGQDYKLREQINGSSGSVMDNIAEGFGRGGNKEFITFLSYSRGSCYETKAQLQRCFDRKHINESTFLELNIKAQSIIDQISKFMNYLKASERKGSKYD
- a CDS encoding DUF3298 and DUF4163 domain-containing protein — translated: MRHYTFLVFLLVILTSCSKELSFENETFEKESTIPCKNDCPKITIDVPIAKNIPIVADSINKKVFAVIKEIVYFGEDHAKVNDYKTLTASFITSFEEMHKKFPSETFGWEGKIKGDIVFKSDQILNIKIDHYTFTGGAHGYQGLRSLLFNTKTGKTIFSDQLFKDEKGFKAFAEKEFRAKYHIPTKANINASGLMFENDKFQLPQNIFYTDEGLLLYYNSYEAASYADGPKELLFPYDEVNQYLKYQ
- a CDS encoding ATP-binding protein; translated protein: MINKRLLIKNLLAHNDESSFYDKKRQLNLHSREGKGKFLKHICALSNSNPTNNSYIVVGVEDHDNEIVGDDFFDDSRIQNLVNAFLENPPKIQYENVPFPNLPKDKVIGLVTIKPKSKISYFKKGIHTIVANSVFIRRGSNSVPIEGEVEKNYQNTETVIGIENSSRNSIQYTLDGVIDFMNFRHKDMSPKYHVFKELFVICWAGVPKKSRDKTFLSRVDIELINEQIKLFYSAQDVVTIVFDDDSFTITEYVPLGLNDKTSYYPLEKQTIHFFDNGYYKIDREMLFQPPEFNRKMLYHIYNANMALLQKLQKGIVLSDRELKDLENLPSTFMICYLNGFDDAKQKLIDAKLLLKPFGNIYLSFKEALRILRKMKYDFQEGLK
- a CDS encoding cystathionine gamma-synthase — encoded protein: MKFNTKVIHGGQHHDPSTGAVMPPVYQTSTFVQTSPGKPLADYEYSRASNPTRTALENALASIENGTRGLAFSSGLAATDCVLRSFKAGDEIIAMDDLYGGTYRMFSRIYKDSGIKFHFVDMTDIEKLKSLINENTKLVWVETPTNPLMKLADIQEVAKITKANNILFAVDNTFATPYLQKPLDLGADIVMHSATKYLGGHSDVIAGALIVKDETLGEQLHFQQFATGGTLGPMDSFLVLRGIKTLSLRVQRHCENGEKVVEYLSNHPKIDTVYYPGLKSHPFHEIAKKQMKAFGGMVSFTFKSGKKEDSITFLEKLKVFTLAESLGGVESLANHPALMTHASIPADKRAEVGITDDLVRLSVGIEDAEDLIADLEQALA